From a region of the Odoribacter splanchnicus DSM 20712 genome:
- a CDS encoding GNAT family N-acetyltransferase, with protein MKTGKTELPRSTSGADEFFILQGKKQGVRIEGEGYVIREFSYSDCESLAENADNNKIWNNLMDNFPHPYTKQDAFDYISMVKAMPGKPMRFAIEVEGKAVGSIGFGSEGDVERVTAEVGYWIGEKYWGHGIMSKVLEDITEYAFQNFHYEKLYTIVFSTNPASMHVSQKAGYRQEAVLHHAAVKNGHLVDFYYFCKMREHG; from the coding sequence ATGAAAACAGGTAAAACCGAGTTGCCCCGATCGACGAGTGGGGCAGATGAGTTCTTTATTTTACAGGGAAAAAAACAGGGAGTGCGGATCGAGGGAGAGGGGTATGTCATCCGGGAATTCAGTTACTCCGATTGTGAATCCTTGGCAGAAAATGCCGATAACAACAAAATCTGGAATAACTTAATGGATAATTTTCCGCATCCCTATACCAAACAGGATGCATTCGATTACATCAGTATGGTAAAAGCCATGCCGGGCAAACCGATGCGTTTTGCTATCGAGGTTGAAGGAAAAGCGGTGGGAAGTATCGGATTCGGATCCGAAGGAGATGTAGAAAGAGTGACTGCCGAGGTGGGATATTGGATCGGGGAAAAATATTGGGGGCATGGCATTATGAGTAAAGTGTTGGAGGATATCACCGAATATGCTTTTCAAAATTTTCATTACGAAAAATTGTACACGATTGTATTCAGTACGAATCCCGCTTCTATGCATGTATCGCAAAAAGCGGGGTATCGACAGGAAGCTGTTTTGCATCATGCTGCAGTCAAGAATGGTCATTTGGTCGATTTTTATTATTTCTGTAAGATGCGTGAGCACGGGTAA
- a CDS encoding thioredoxin family protein codes for MAKFEDIIQGNTLVFVDFFATWCGPCKMMHPVLEDLKKQLVNSYQVQAVPTLMLFKAGKMVWRQSGAMQATQIRQVIEKHL; via the coding sequence ATGGCAAAATTCGAAGACATCATTCAGGGAAATACTCTTGTGTTCGTAGATTTTTTCGCTACCTGGTGCGGACCTTGTAAAATGATGCATCCCGTATTGGAAGACCTGAAAAAGCAGTTGGTAAATTCCTATCAGGTACAGGCGGTACCGACATTGATGTTATTCAAAGCAGGTAAAATGGTTTGGCGGCAGAGTGGGGCGATGCAAGCAACACAAATTCGTCAAGTGATTGAAAAACACCTTTGA
- a CDS encoding LysM peptidoglycan-binding domain-containing protein, producing the protein MLKLLFLFLLLWSCGQVIGQGTAVTKSNDIVVIRGKSYYLHTVQPGQTLYSICKAYGANIDEVKSLNDKKDNALSLYEVLKVPYTDPFVQQDDKFYYHKVVKGETFYSIARLYKIKPKRLLKFNEGYAQNQPLAVGAVVKLPLAEIDLSVLGEEEIEASVGKKQEIRPERPVRNESVKKVEEASVTDILQNALMQKNEKTEQEPEKETTTVIGATDKMEIPDYISEVVMPVDPFVKVALLLPFSAKDYPVFVDTLVEKMPVQISARSEQFISFYEGVLLAVDSLKNQGYKVNLKVFDTERSAEKMYTMVDEIDRFHPDLIIGPVYGSVYKALMDDLTNKNIPVIYPLSSRSEEFGVYPDFIQVNPSMKALTVAMSDWLREEAEEANLVCLNLTGNEVSHSDLEDIRLFKEYMHRIGSMNFYDWNTSAVPLDGLRLQLLPDRENIIILPTTKEAEVSKILPVLSALTDGYRITVVGFPEWQAFTSVDHETYFKLNTKIFTYSYVDNTTEPAKRFALKYRKYFYTEPNNLAYKAFDMSLYFIELAAKYRDRTLDALEFYPRNGDFSRFYFQKMEGQAGKENQGFYIVNFGSDYRLKIESL; encoded by the coding sequence ATGCTAAAATTATTATTTCTGTTTTTGCTTTTATGGTCTTGCGGTCAGGTAATCGGGCAAGGGACTGCGGTAACAAAGTCCAACGATATCGTTGTGATTCGGGGAAAGAGTTATTATTTGCATACCGTGCAACCCGGTCAGACTTTGTATTCGATATGTAAGGCATACGGAGCGAACATCGACGAGGTAAAGAGTTTAAATGATAAGAAAGATAATGCGTTGAGTTTATACGAGGTATTGAAAGTGCCTTATACCGATCCTTTTGTGCAACAGGACGACAAATTTTATTATCACAAAGTGGTTAAAGGAGAGACTTTCTATTCCATCGCCCGGCTTTATAAGATAAAACCGAAACGTTTATTGAAATTCAATGAAGGATATGCCCAGAATCAACCCCTGGCGGTAGGAGCTGTGGTGAAGTTGCCTTTGGCTGAAATCGATCTTTCTGTATTGGGTGAAGAAGAAATCGAAGCTTCGGTGGGAAAAAAGCAGGAGATTCGCCCTGAGCGTCCGGTTCGAAACGAGAGCGTGAAAAAAGTGGAAGAAGCGTCCGTGACCGATATCCTGCAAAATGCCCTGATGCAAAAAAACGAAAAAACGGAACAAGAACCGGAAAAAGAGACTACGACTGTTATCGGGGCTACCGATAAAATGGAGATTCCGGATTATATCTCCGAAGTAGTGATGCCTGTCGATCCTTTTGTGAAGGTGGCTTTACTGCTCCCTTTTTCTGCAAAAGATTATCCTGTATTTGTCGATACGCTGGTGGAAAAAATGCCGGTACAGATTTCTGCCCGCTCCGAGCAATTTATTTCTTTTTATGAAGGGGTATTGCTGGCGGTGGACAGCTTGAAAAATCAAGGATACAAAGTTAACCTGAAGGTTTTCGATACCGAACGGAGTGCAGAGAAAATGTATACTATGGTCGATGAAATCGACCGGTTTCATCCCGACCTGATCATCGGTCCGGTATATGGCTCGGTGTATAAGGCCTTAATGGATGATTTAACGAATAAAAATATCCCGGTCATTTATCCCTTATCTTCCCGAAGTGAAGAATTTGGCGTGTATCCTGATTTTATCCAGGTCAACCCTTCTATGAAAGCACTGACTGTTGCGATGAGTGATTGGTTGCGCGAAGAAGCGGAAGAAGCGAATCTGGTTTGTCTGAATCTGACAGGGAACGAGGTCAGTCATTCGGACCTGGAAGATATTCGCTTGTTTAAGGAGTATATGCATCGGATCGGCAGTATGAATTTTTATGATTGGAATACTTCGGCAGTTCCGTTGGATGGATTGCGTTTGCAATTGTTGCCCGACCGGGAAAATATAATCATTCTGCCTACTACGAAAGAAGCTGAAGTCAGTAAGATATTACCGGTATTATCGGCTTTAACGGATGGTTATCGGATTACCGTCGTCGGCTTCCCGGAATGGCAGGCCTTTACTTCGGTAGATCATGAGACTTATTTCAAACTGAATACGAAGATCTTTACCTATAGTTATGTGGACAATACCACGGAGCCTGCCAAACGGTTTGCCTTAAAATACCGGAAATATTTTTATACCGAACCGAATAATCTGGCCTATAAGGCTTTCGATATGAGTCTTTATTTTATTGAATTGGCGGCAAAATACCGGGACCGGACACTGGATGCACTTGAATTTTATCCGCGTAACGGTGATTTTTCGCGTTTTTATTTTCAAAAGATGGAAGGTCAAGCCGGTAAAGAAAATCAGGGTTTTTATATCGTCAATTTTGGATCCGACTACCGATTGAAAATAGAGTCCCTATAA
- a CDS encoding saccharopine dehydrogenase family protein, with protein sequence MCRVLIIGAGGVGTVVAHKVAKNKVFTDIMLASRTKSKCDEIAAAVGGNRIQTAQVDADHVEELTGLMRSFKPDIVINVALPYQDLTIMEACLEAGVNYLDTANYEPKDEAHFEYSWQWAYHERFKEKGLTAILGCGFDPGVSAIFTAYAAKHHFDEIQYLDIVDCNAGNHGMAFATNFNPEINIREITQNGRFYENGQWVKTGPLEIHKTLTYPNIGERESYLLYHEELESLVKNFPTIKRARFWMTFGQEYLTHLRVIQNIGMARIDEVEFNGVKIVPLQFLKAVLPDPKSLGHNYHGETSIGCRIKGLKDGKEHTYYIYNNCDHEAAFKETGTQAVSYTTGVPAALGAAMFAKGLWKGAGVYNVEQFDPDPFLAELGEQGLPWVEKFDIDLEV encoded by the coding sequence ATGTGTCGAGTTTTAATTATCGGTGCCGGAGGCGTTGGTACCGTTGTTGCGCATAAAGTTGCAAAGAATAAGGTTTTTACCGATATTATGCTGGCCAGCCGCACCAAATCGAAATGCGACGAGATTGCTGCAGCCGTAGGGGGTAATCGTATTCAGACCGCTCAGGTGGATGCAGATCATGTTGAGGAATTGACCGGACTTATGCGTTCATTCAAGCCGGATATTGTGATTAATGTTGCTCTTCCTTATCAGGACCTGACGATTATGGAAGCTTGTCTGGAAGCCGGAGTGAACTATTTGGATACGGCTAATTACGAGCCTAAAGATGAAGCACATTTCGAATATAGCTGGCAATGGGCATACCATGAACGCTTTAAAGAAAAAGGATTGACCGCTATTCTGGGATGTGGATTCGATCCGGGCGTATCGGCGATCTTTACCGCTTATGCTGCCAAACATCACTTCGATGAAATTCAATATCTGGATATCGTAGATTGTAATGCCGGAAATCACGGAATGGCTTTTGCTACCAACTTCAATCCGGAAATCAATATTCGGGAGATCACCCAAAACGGACGTTTTTATGAAAACGGACAATGGGTCAAGACAGGACCGCTCGAAATTCATAAGACCTTGACTTATCCGAATATCGGGGAAAGAGAGTCTTATCTGTTGTACCATGAGGAACTGGAATCTCTGGTCAAGAATTTTCCGACCATCAAACGGGCTCGTTTCTGGATGACCTTCGGACAGGAATACCTGACCCATTTGCGGGTGATTCAGAATATCGGTATGGCTCGTATCGACGAGGTGGAATTTAACGGAGTGAAGATCGTACCTTTGCAATTCCTGAAAGCCGTATTGCCCGATCCGAAATCCTTAGGCCACAACTATCATGGCGAGACTTCGATCGGTTGCCGCATTAAAGGGCTCAAAGACGGCAAAGAACATACTTATTATATTTATAACAATTGTGACCACGAAGCTGCTTTCAAAGAAACCGGTACACAGGCTGTCAGCTACACCACCGGTGTTCCGGCTGCCCTGGGAGCCGCGATGTTTGCAAAAGGACTTTGGAAAGGCGCAGGAGTGTATAATGTGGAACAATTCGATCCGGATCCATTCCTGGCAGAATTAGGAGAACAAGGATTGCCTTGGGTTGAAAAATTCGATATCGACCTGGAAGTATGA
- a CDS encoding RluA family pseudouridine synthase gives MPEFEEEEELLEEEEEGQASEMYEHHRIEADNGQNLLRVDKFLMSRLPNASRTKIQEAADAGNILVNGKAVKSSYKVKPKDIVSVVMAYPRREIEIIPENIPLNIVYEDDDLMVVNKPAGMVVHPSYGHYTGTLVNALAWHLKGNPLFKDNNDPRPGLVHRIDKDTSGLLVIAKTEKAKTHLGLQFFNKTSDRKYVAVCWGNLEDETGTITGHIGRNLTNRKVMACFPDGSHGKHAVTHYRVLERLGYVNVVECILETGRTHQIRAHFKYIKHPLFNDKEYGGNEILKGTTFARYKQFVNNCFEICPRQALHAKTLGFEHPTTGERLSFDSEIPDDMQQLIQKWRAYILSREE, from the coding sequence ATGCCCGAATTTGAAGAAGAGGAAGAATTATTGGAAGAAGAAGAGGAAGGACAAGCATCCGAAATGTACGAACACCACCGGATCGAAGCGGATAATGGCCAGAATCTGCTCCGGGTGGATAAATTTCTGATGTCACGTCTGCCGAATGCTTCCCGCACAAAAATTCAGGAAGCTGCCGATGCCGGAAATATTCTGGTAAACGGGAAGGCTGTCAAATCGAGTTATAAGGTAAAACCCAAAGATATCGTATCGGTCGTCATGGCCTATCCCCGTCGGGAAATCGAGATCATACCGGAAAATATCCCCCTGAACATCGTTTACGAAGACGACGACCTGATGGTAGTCAATAAACCCGCCGGGATGGTAGTACATCCCTCCTACGGGCATTATACGGGCACTTTGGTGAACGCTCTGGCCTGGCACCTGAAAGGTAATCCGCTTTTTAAAGACAATAACGATCCGCGTCCCGGATTAGTCCACCGGATCGATAAGGACACGTCGGGATTATTGGTCATCGCCAAAACCGAAAAGGCCAAAACCCATCTGGGATTACAATTTTTCAACAAGACTTCCGACCGGAAGTATGTAGCCGTTTGTTGGGGTAACCTGGAAGACGAAACCGGAACGATCACCGGACATATCGGGCGCAACCTGACCAACCGCAAAGTCATGGCCTGTTTTCCGGACGGCAGTCATGGCAAACACGCCGTAACGCATTACCGGGTATTGGAACGCCTGGGCTATGTGAACGTAGTTGAATGTATTTTGGAAACCGGCCGAACCCATCAGATCCGTGCTCATTTCAAATATATCAAACACCCGCTTTTCAACGATAAAGAATACGGGGGAAATGAAATTCTGAAAGGTACCACCTTTGCCAGGTACAAACAGTTTGTCAACAACTGCTTCGAAATTTGTCCCCGACAGGCACTGCATGCGAAAACCCTGGGATTCGAACATCCCACCACAGGTGAACGCCTGTCGTTCGACTCGGAAATCCCGGACGATATGCAGCAACTGATACAAAAATGGCGGGCTTATATCCTATCCCGGGAAGAATAA
- a CDS encoding PASTA domain-containing protein: MKKFPARLTFYLLNLLAAILLVCVIGYFVLSHLESYTQHGQFIPVPAFNDLTVEEAHAVARHAHLTVVVTDSLYDDAAKPGVVLEQSPVAGAHVKENRLIHLIINAHNPEKVVFPNLQNAAYRQTLQTLTSRGFKIGHIEYAPSEFHNLVLDLKHDGENIVPGSLLTKGAVIDIVLGSGNGRNTVVLPQLTGKNLQEALDILRKSYLNLGEVLPDASIKSKNDAYSAVIYEQDPLGETTVEGGTYVNLHITLEKDKIAALDSLMVTE; encoded by the coding sequence ATGAAAAAATTTCCGGCAAGACTCACCTTTTACCTGCTGAATCTGTTAGCAGCCATTCTTCTCGTTTGTGTGATAGGTTATTTTGTTCTATCCCATCTGGAGAGTTATACCCAACACGGACAATTTATTCCGGTTCCTGCCTTTAACGATTTGACAGTGGAGGAAGCACACGCGGTAGCCCGGCATGCTCATTTAACTGTTGTGGTGACCGACTCCCTGTATGACGATGCGGCCAAACCGGGAGTCGTGCTCGAACAATCACCGGTAGCCGGAGCACACGTTAAAGAAAACCGTCTGATCCATCTGATCATCAATGCCCATAACCCTGAAAAAGTGGTTTTCCCGAACCTGCAGAATGCTGCTTACCGGCAGACACTGCAAACCCTGACCAGCCGGGGATTCAAAATCGGTCATATCGAATATGCCCCGTCTGAATTTCATAATCTGGTATTGGATCTTAAACATGACGGAGAAAATATCGTTCCAGGGAGCTTATTGACCAAAGGAGCCGTTATCGATATCGTGTTAGGAAGTGGAAATGGAAGGAATACAGTCGTTCTCCCGCAACTGACCGGGAAAAATCTGCAGGAAGCCCTGGATATCCTTCGTAAATCTTACCTGAATCTCGGCGAAGTACTCCCGGATGCCAGTATAAAGAGTAAAAACGATGCCTACTCGGCTGTCATCTACGAACAGGATCCTTTGGGCGAGACGACAGTCGAAGGAGGTACTTATGTCAACCTGCATATCACCCTGGAAAAAGATAAAATTGCAGCACTCGACTCCTTGATGGTTACCGAATAA
- the nspC gene encoding carboxynorspermidine decarboxylase, translating into MIDKDTILSNWDLSTVPSPCYVLHETLLADNLRVIDKVRKATGAEIIVALKANAMWSIFPELSRHSDGATASSLAEARLVFEEYGAPAHTYAPVYTEGEIGEILNCSNHITFNSLGQYERFGRRAHRAGVSCGLRVNPEFSTVETDLYNPASPTSRLGILAADLTHLPEGIDGLHFHSLCESRPDDLRGTLAAVEERFGRFFPQIKWLNMGGGHLMTHKDYDEEELIHILCDFRSRYPHLRIILEPGSAFTWDTGCLVATVEDKVSNGGVDTLMLNVSFACHMPDCLEMPYKPAILGTHEPAEGEKRWRMGGNSCLAGDYYGDWAFDGGREPRVGDRIVFRDMIHYTMVKTTMFNGVTHPSIGIWNPETGFRLVRKFGYEDYKNRMS; encoded by the coding sequence ATGATCGATAAGGATACGATTCTGAGCAACTGGGATTTATCCACTGTCCCCTCTCCTTGCTATGTATTGCATGAAACCTTGCTGGCAGACAACCTGAGGGTGATCGACAAGGTGAGGAAGGCTACCGGAGCAGAGATTATCGTAGCTTTGAAGGCCAACGCTATGTGGAGTATTTTTCCGGAACTCAGCAGACATTCGGATGGAGCCACTGCCAGTTCGCTGGCGGAGGCTCGTCTTGTTTTTGAAGAATATGGCGCTCCGGCTCATACTTATGCTCCGGTGTATACCGAAGGAGAGATCGGCGAGATATTGAATTGCAGCAACCACATCACTTTTAATTCGTTGGGACAATACGAGCGTTTCGGACGGCGGGCCCATCGGGCAGGTGTCTCTTGTGGGCTGCGGGTAAACCCGGAATTTTCTACTGTTGAAACCGATTTATACAATCCGGCCAGTCCCACTTCCCGTCTGGGCATATTGGCTGCCGACCTGACTCATTTACCGGAAGGAATCGATGGTTTACATTTTCATTCGTTGTGTGAATCCCGTCCGGATGATTTGAGAGGTACGCTGGCTGCTGTCGAAGAACGATTCGGCCGGTTTTTCCCGCAAATCAAATGGTTGAATATGGGGGGAGGACATTTGATGACTCATAAAGATTACGATGAGGAGGAACTGATTCATATCTTGTGTGATTTTCGTTCGCGTTATCCGCATTTACGGATCATTCTCGAGCCGGGTAGTGCATTTACCTGGGATACCGGTTGTCTGGTGGCCACTGTCGAAGATAAAGTCAGTAACGGAGGTGTCGACACTTTGATGTTGAATGTTTCTTTTGCCTGTCACATGCCCGATTGTCTCGAAATGCCCTATAAGCCGGCTATTTTAGGTACTCACGAACCTGCCGAAGGGGAAAAGCGTTGGCGGATGGGAGGAAACAGTTGTCTGGCCGGTGATTATTACGGAGATTGGGCTTTTGACGGGGGACGTGAGCCCCGGGTCGGAGATCGTATCGTTTTTCGCGATATGATCCATTATACGATGGTCAAAACGACCATGTTCAACGGGGTCACCCATCCTTCCATCGGAATTTGGAATCCTGAGACCGGTTTTCGTCTGGTCCGTAAATTCGGTTACGAAGATTATAAAAACCGGATGTCTTGA
- a CDS encoding TolC family protein: MGKYSLLFFIVCFLFFIPGFSSAQVKITLDSCIARALESNYSIKIIRNQQRQAENNLNYGPFLPTIGIDAAQKQSITDSKVVSDGEDRRADNSRSDALSAGVSLNWRLFDGMEMFMTHNRYAEMLAIGELNTKAAVENLIVEVSSYYYDVVRQHSKLEAARHSLELSSARYAEARDKYVIGVLSGLEAQQAKLDLNADSSNYMKEKELLKSAYISLNTIMNTDLQKHMYVDDSIRLHMPLQYQDLLTDLLQYNTTLQIGRRDRKVSELDMKIARAALFPKLDFDAGYNYNRTKSPASVTSLNRSNGPYWGFSLSVDIFNRLENRRKIRNAKLDMENAALSYQEAEQQVKADLAQLYNTYENNLQIVSFEEESERVAFDNLDAALEKYKLGTLPGIEFREFQRSYIDAVDRKVSALYQAKISELSLLLISGKILE; encoded by the coding sequence ATGGGAAAATATAGTTTACTATTCTTCATCGTTTGTTTTTTATTTTTTATTCCAGGGTTTTCTTCTGCCCAGGTTAAAATTACATTGGATAGTTGTATCGCCCGGGCGTTGGAATCGAATTATTCGATCAAAATTATCCGCAATCAACAACGGCAGGCTGAAAATAACCTGAATTACGGGCCTTTTCTTCCGACTATCGGTATCGATGCTGCCCAGAAACAATCGATTACCGATAGTAAAGTGGTCTCCGACGGAGAAGACAGAAGGGCCGATAATTCCCGTTCGGATGCTTTGAGTGCCGGAGTTTCTCTCAACTGGCGTTTGTTCGACGGTATGGAAATGTTTATGACTCACAATCGTTATGCCGAAATGCTGGCGATCGGCGAACTGAACACCAAGGCAGCTGTCGAGAACCTGATCGTCGAAGTAAGTTCTTATTATTACGATGTTGTACGTCAGCACAGTAAGCTCGAAGCTGCACGGCATTCTTTGGAGTTGTCGAGTGCCCGTTATGCCGAGGCCCGTGATAAATATGTGATCGGAGTATTGTCGGGTTTGGAGGCCCAACAGGCAAAGCTCGATTTAAATGCCGACAGTTCGAATTATATGAAAGAAAAAGAATTGTTGAAAAGTGCTTATATTTCACTGAATACTATCATGAATACCGATCTGCAAAAACATATGTACGTAGATGATTCTATCCGGCTGCATATGCCTTTGCAATATCAGGATTTGTTGACCGATCTGTTGCAATACAATACGACCCTGCAAATCGGACGCCGGGACCGGAAAGTCTCTGAATTGGACATGAAGATCGCCCGGGCCGCTTTGTTCCCTAAATTGGATTTCGATGCCGGATATAACTACAACCGCACCAAATCTCCGGCCTCGGTCACTTCCCTCAACCGTTCGAACGGTCCGTATTGGGGTTTTTCCCTGAGTGTGGATATTTTTAACCGATTGGAAAACCGGAGGAAGATCAGAAATGCGAAATTGGATATGGAAAATGCCGCCCTTTCTTATCAGGAAGCGGAACAGCAGGTAAAAGCCGATTTGGCACAGCTCTACAATACCTACGAGAATAACCTGCAGATCGTAAGCTTTGAGGAAGAAAGCGAACGGGTTGCTTTCGATAACCTCGATGCGGCACTCGAAAAGTATAAATTGGGAACCTTGCCGGGAATCGAATTCAGGGAATTTCAGCGCAGTTATATCGATGCCGTCGACCGTAAAGTTTCTGCCCTCTACCAGGCAAAAATCTCCGAGCTGTCGTTGTTGCTCATTAGCGGGAAAATATTGGAGTAA